In the Desulfosporosinus acidiphilus SJ4 genome, CGGCAATTAACTTTCCAACATTCCCTCTGATAACATTTAAAAACACAGATCTCGGTATCAAATTTTCTTTGTCCTTATAAATTTTGTAAAGGCCGGAGATTCTCTCATAGCTTCTCGGAGTTGCCCTTAGATCATCTTCGTTGATCTTGTGTAAATAATCGGGGAAAGTTGAGATGAATTCTATAACTTTCTGTTCTAATCCGGTATTCATTGCCCAATCTAACCACTGATTATAATCCGGCTCCATAAATAACCAGACAAATCTATTTTCTTGCGCCGCATCCATATCGACGACTTGATAATCAAAATCGGAACCATATTTACTTGATGGATTCATTGCAGCTATTATTTTTACACTTTCATGTAACTTATAGCCATTAATTTCTCTGTTTAAGATCAAATTCATAAGTTCCTGTTGAACGGTATGTTCACAGCGATTAATCTCATCAATGAATAGAAGAACGGTTTTTCCTTTAGATAATTCTTCATCTATTTCCCTTAACTTATGATGGACAGCATATACGGTGGTCTTCATTTCGGCTTTCTCTTCTTTGAAATCAATCCTCGGATAGGATTCTATTGTGGGAAGGCCTCCTATTTCACCTTCCTTAAGGAGATTCCCATTAAGAACAATTAGACTCCAGTTATTCTCTTCGGCAATTTCCTTGGCAAGTGCTGTTTTTCCTATTCCACTTTCCCCAACGATCAAAGGCACTTCTCCAATGGATAGTACTAAGTGAACACTTTTTAATGTGTCTGAAAAATTCATATATCTATCCCCTATTACATTTTCAGCTTTTCATCCACAGCAATTTTCTTGGCCTTCTTACCGCCGTATTTATAAACAAACATCATCTTGTCCATTGGCATAAAGGGGCTATTTTTATCGAGAGCACTACAATTTAAATAATCTCTGACATATTTTTCTTCAACATCTTCATTAGACAATGTTTCCTTCAAAACTTGCTCTAATTCCTCTGGCACTATTTCCTTGACAATATATTTAAGAACTAAAATATTAACCCGCAAGAATTC is a window encoding:
- a CDS encoding ATP-binding protein, with product MNFSDTLKSVHLVLSIGEVPLIVGESGIGKTALAKEIAEENNWSLIVLNGNLLKEGEIGGLPTIESYPRIDFKEEKAEMKTTVYAVHHKLREIDEELSKGKTVLLFIDEINRCEHTVQQELMNLILNREINGYKLHESVKIIAAMNPSSKYGSDFDYQVVDMDAAQENRFVWLFMEPDYNQWLDWAMNTGLEQKVIEFISTFPDYLHKINEDDLRATPRSYERISGLYKIYKDKENLIPRSVFLNVIRGNVGKLIAEEFVGFVESDYNLLISYDDVFSGDSLQESVIERVKSESHSRLYLSAKNILKTLETTIINNDQNNLSYYINRLIEFLEVYPVDLKIGIMKEIRKNYPEVYKHAIENEAFVESYFKSYA